Within the Oculatellaceae cyanobacterium genome, the region TGTATGGCATGGAAATAGCTTTGCTAAAATAGGAGGAGGCAATATTGTGCCAATTTCTGCTCTACAGATTAACATCACATTGGCGTAGCGAGATATTTCTTTAATAAAATTAATGTCTGTCTTAGAACGTATACGTAAATATTTCTGAAGTTATACATCAAAATATACGAGATCGTATGTGTACAGGGTTTATATTCAAGCAATCACCTATCTAAGGTCATTGCATGGATAATGCCAACCAGACGTGGCAAGCTTGGGCGAGATACCAAAGCTCCTTAGCCTTTGACCAAAATTCTCTTTTTGATGATTTAGGCGTTAGCTTGATTTCTCCAAGCTTAGACGTTTCACCACTGCTAGATATAAAATCCGAATCCGTCACCGAAGTAGCTAATGCTGCAAAGCTGATGACGATCAAAAGCAGCAGTGTTGATTCATTACTAAGTGATAATACTACCCGTTCTGATAGCAGAGATAGTCAATTAACAGTTAACAGCAATATTAGCTTCTCAGCTAATACTCAGCCGGAGTCAGAGCCTCTACGCCCTGGAGAACCGAGGTATGAAATAGAACCTACATTCAGGGAAGAGGCAATAGCAGATACATCACAAGCAGACGCGACAACTAAGACATTATTAGGTGGTTATAGATGGGGTAATCCAGCTACGATTAGCTACAGTTTCTATAACGGTGGCGGATACTATGGCTCTGAAGTAGTTCAGTCACTCAGTACAGCAGTAATTAATAATATTCGCACTGTCCTAGAAACGGTTATCGAACCACTGATTAATGTTAATTTCGTCGAAGTAGCGGATTCAGCCAGCAACTATGGTCAACTCCGCTATATGTTCTCGAATATGGATAATTCGGGTAGTTATGCCTACGCATATTACCCATTTGATGATATTAACCCCAGATCTGGCGACGTACATTTTAACCCAAACTACGAAAATAGTTCAGTTAATCGGTTTGGTGGCAGCCCTGGGAATCACGGTTATACAACTATCATCCACGAAACATTACACGCTTTAGGTTTAAAGCACCCAGGCGACTACAATGGCACTGGTGCTGGAACTGGACCATTTTTGCCGTACGGACAGGATAACCTTTCTAATACGGTGATGACCTATAACTTTGCAGGGAACTCACCTGCTTCCATGATGCCTTATGACATTAAGGCATTGCAATATCTTTACGGAGCCAAAGCTAATAACGCATCAGATAGTGTTTACACCTTCAACTCTGTTAACGGGTACGCCTTAAGCGGTACGCAGTTTGGAAGTACCAGCACTCCGATGAGGCTAAGTATATTTGATGCAGGTGGTACAGATACATTTGATTTGTCCGCTTTAGCATCTAATGCTTCTGGTTACCGCTTTGATTTAACCAACGGTGGTTTTATCACCACTCAAAGTGCTTATAACGGTAGTTCATACCAAGCATTAAGTGATGCCAGTGGAGCTTCCTACCAAACTACCAGCTTTGGTACAGCTTTAGCGTACAATCCATTACTATCACCCTACAACTCCTCATCGTTCAACACATTAATTGAGAATTTAGTCAACTCTAGTAGCAACGATCTG harbors:
- a CDS encoding M10 family metallopeptidase, with amino-acid sequence MDNANQTWQAWARYQSSLAFDQNSLFDDLGVSLISPSLDVSPLLDIKSESVTEVANAAKLMTIKSSSVDSLLSDNTTRSDSRDSQLTVNSNISFSANTQPESEPLRPGEPRYEIEPTFREEAIADTSQADATTKTLLGGYRWGNPATISYSFYNGGGYYGSEVVQSLSTAVINNIRTVLETVIEPLINVNFVEVADSASNYGQLRYMFSNMDNSGSYAYAYYPFDDINPRSGDVHFNPNYENSSVNRFGGSPGNHGYTTIIHETLHALGLKHPGDYNGTGAGTGPFLPYGQDNLSNTVMTYNFAGNSPASMMPYDIKALQYLYGAKANNASDSVYTFNSVNGYALSGTQFGSTSTPMRLSIFDAGGTDTFDLSALASNASGYRFDLTNGGFITTQSAYNGSSYQALSDASGASYQTTSFGTALAYNPLLSPYNSSSFNTLIENLVNSSSNDLIIANSAANKFGGYTAGRFVGSDTIQGTNALDILDLAGYSASNVTQTQSGNNLVLGLGSNGSVTITDYYLAPSSDRINLLFGSTTPTTGNTFTNPNNITIPSSGAATPYPSNITVSGLQGNIANLQVTLNGT